A section of the Asticcacaulis sp. EMRT-3 genome encodes:
- a CDS encoding IS5 family transposase, whose protein sequence is MPWDDIARVEHRRKSSRYPSDLTEQEWSLLAPLLPPAKRGGRPRTTSMRAVVNAILYIASSGCQWRMLPKDFPPMTTVQGYFYDWRSSGLWQKINHLLVMAARELEGREASPSAGVIDSQSVKTTESGGVRGYDAGKKIKGRKRHIITDTLGLLLFVVIHAADVQDRDGAPAVLRAIRYHFPWLRHVFADGGYAGDKLKGAMKGHGDWTIEIIKRSDAAKGFEILPRRWVVERTFAWLGRCRRLAKDWETTLQSATTWTVIASVRLLTRRLARHCYVS, encoded by the coding sequence ATGCCTTGGGATGATATTGCCCGCGTCGAGCATAGACGCAAATCGTCGCGCTATCCAAGCGATTTGACGGAACAAGAGTGGTCTTTATTGGCCCCGTTACTGCCGCCTGCCAAACGTGGCGGTCGCCCGCGCACAACGTCGATGCGAGCCGTGGTGAATGCGATCCTGTATATTGCGTCCTCGGGTTGCCAGTGGCGGATGTTGCCGAAGGACTTTCCTCCGATGACGACCGTTCAGGGCTATTTCTATGATTGGCGTAGCAGCGGTCTATGGCAGAAGATCAATCACCTGCTCGTCATGGCGGCACGCGAATTGGAGGGTCGTGAAGCCAGCCCCTCAGCCGGCGTCATCGACAGTCAAAGCGTCAAAACGACCGAAAGTGGCGGTGTTCGTGGCTATGATGCTGGTAAGAAGATCAAGGGTCGCAAGCGGCATATCATCACCGACACCCTGGGGCTGCTGCTATTTGTCGTCATCCATGCGGCGGATGTTCAGGATCGTGATGGTGCCCCCGCTGTGCTTCGCGCCATTCGTTACCACTTCCCCTGGCTGCGCCACGTCTTCGCCGACGGGGGCTACGCGGGTGACAAACTTAAGGGGGCTATGAAGGGCCACGGAGACTGGACCATCGAGATCATAAAGCGTAGCGACGCCGCAAAGGGCTTTGAGATCCTGCCGCGTCGCTGGGTCGTCGAGCGTACCTTCGCATGGCTGGGCCGATGCAGACGCCTGGCCAAGGATTGGGAGACGACCCTCCAAAGCGCAACCACATGGACAGTCATTGCCAGCGTCAGGCTCTTGACCCGCAGGCTGGCAAGGCACTGCTATGTCTCATGA